The following coding sequences lie in one Alloacidobacterium dinghuense genomic window:
- a CDS encoding pentapeptide repeat-containing protein, whose amino-acid sequence MSEPSPAWQDPPVTHLPLCPVLMHEDKFCGRPLHAAPQHDPIPVCLMHSLDPAKDDTQFQQEIDTIVVASAMVTGIADFSRFVFPTSQYMVRAFPARCIFRNAIFWKEANFYSANFEHGADFESAHFENEASFTRAKFGAKANFHSAVFKGDTHFATDFAHEVTFVMAHFAQEAGFYNSSFAADATFGSVKFEGKAVFSRAVFNKKADFGNAGFLQEAFFPVATFEQEADFMWAHFTLNVDFEHTTFKKAVIFHEAVFHAGVEFRETQFRNDGEPLPGPIFSLAQFMAPETAVFYRTYLGQALFYTCDVSRLTFSSVHWRKRPNGKYQLFEEVVDLSAAGDLAPGPDDPNERDYGLIAETYQQLKKNYDNRQDYWTAGDFHYGEMEMKRLHSPRKNNLARWLHRNLGLVAWYRYASEYGESYVRPLLALAAILAVFTLLFPIPGMVFTKPDTPNTPPSFPVLNYSDFSAYIRAYKGPAWIGTLAFFGHSLMTALSVAGFQKELIYQPAYPWGRALALLELLLTSTLIALFLLALRRQFRR is encoded by the coding sequence ATGAGCGAACCGTCCCCAGCGTGGCAAGACCCACCCGTCACCCATCTGCCCCTCTGCCCGGTGCTCATGCATGAAGACAAATTCTGCGGACGCCCGCTTCACGCGGCGCCCCAGCATGATCCCATTCCCGTTTGTCTCATGCACTCCCTCGATCCCGCCAAGGACGACACGCAGTTCCAGCAGGAAATCGACACCATCGTCGTCGCGAGCGCGATGGTGACAGGCATCGCCGACTTCTCCCGCTTCGTCTTCCCCACCTCGCAGTACATGGTCCGCGCTTTTCCCGCCAGGTGCATTTTTAGGAACGCAATCTTCTGGAAAGAGGCCAATTTCTACAGCGCCAACTTCGAACATGGTGCCGATTTCGAGAGCGCGCACTTCGAAAACGAAGCCAGCTTCACCCGCGCCAAATTCGGAGCCAAGGCGAACTTTCACAGCGCAGTCTTTAAAGGCGACACGCACTTCGCCACCGACTTCGCGCACGAAGTCACCTTCGTGATGGCGCACTTTGCGCAGGAAGCCGGTTTCTACAACTCTTCGTTCGCTGCTGACGCCACCTTCGGCAGCGTAAAGTTTGAGGGCAAAGCAGTCTTTTCCCGTGCCGTCTTCAATAAGAAAGCAGATTTCGGCAATGCCGGCTTTCTTCAGGAAGCATTCTTCCCTGTCGCCACATTTGAGCAGGAAGCCGACTTCATGTGGGCTCACTTCACTCTAAACGTGGACTTCGAGCACACAACTTTCAAGAAGGCGGTTATCTTCCACGAAGCTGTCTTCCATGCCGGCGTCGAATTTCGCGAGACGCAGTTCCGGAACGACGGCGAACCATTGCCCGGCCCCATCTTCTCTCTCGCTCAGTTCATGGCTCCCGAAACTGCCGTTTTCTACCGCACATATCTGGGACAAGCGCTCTTCTATACCTGCGACGTTTCACGCCTCACCTTTTCATCCGTTCATTGGCGTAAACGCCCAAACGGCAAATACCAACTCTTCGAAGAGGTGGTCGATCTCTCAGCAGCAGGTGACCTCGCACCCGGTCCGGACGACCCCAACGAGCGCGACTACGGCCTCATCGCCGAAACCTACCAGCAGCTCAAAAAGAACTACGACAACCGCCAGGACTATTGGACCGCCGGCGACTTCCACTACGGCGAAATGGAGATGAAGCGCCTCCACAGCCCACGCAAGAACAACCTTGCACGCTGGTTGCACCGTAACCTCGGCCTCGTTGCCTGGTATCGCTACGCCAGCGAATACGGCGAGAGCTACGTCCGCCCCTTGCTGGCGCTCGCCGCAATCCTCGCTGTCTTCACGTTGCTCTTCCCCATCCCCGGCATGGTCTTCACCAAACCTGACACCCCCAACACACCACCATCATTCCCGGTACTCAACTACAGCGATTTCTCCGCTTACATCCGCGCCTACAAAGGCCCGGCATGGATAGGCACTCTAGCCTTCTTCGGCCACAGCCTCATGACCGCGCTCTCCGTCGCCGGCTTCCAGAAAGAACTCATCTACCAGCCCGCTTATCCCTGGGGACGAGCCTTAGCCCTCTTAGAACTCCTTCTCACGTCAACCCTGATCGCCCTGTTCCTGCTGGCCCTGCGCCGCCAGTTCCGCCGCTAG